The Alteribacter populi genomic sequence GAGTCAAACGTCTATCAGCCTGGTGACAAAATCCAAGTCGAAATTGAGTTCAATGATTTTGTGATGCTCTCCGGTAACCGCTCAATCCAAGGCACGATCGCAGGACACGATTTAACATTTGACCTATTGAGTCATCATGCACATGAACAATTCGTATTCGAAACCACACTCCCAGACCTCCCCCCAAGAGCATACTCATTAGCATTAACACTACCTGACAACCTCAATATCTATAATGTATTTGGAAATCAACTAACAAATAAAAACGCTTTAATAGAGTTCGACACCAAAGTTCGAATTCGAAAATAAAAGGTGCCTGACCCCCACCGCTGCGCAGCATTAACGCAGTGGGGGTCAGGCACCTTCAAAGAAAGACCCCTACAAAACAATACTGTTAGTTTATCGTTACGTCATTCAATGATGGGTGGAGCCAGAATCCTTCTACTCCATCGCCAACAGCAGCTACATATTCTGCGTGTCTTAGTAAGACCATGGGTGCATCATCTACTACAATTTCTTGCATTTGGTTATATAATTCAATTCGTTTATCTTGATCACTTTCTCGTCTTGCCTATTCGATGAGGTCATCTACTTCTGGGTTTTCATAAAAAGAACGGTTTCCTGCATCACCATGTCTTCCTGACTTTTTGAGGATCAATACCATCTCCACCGACGACTCCGTCATTTGAAAAAAGGCTCACCTTTAGAGGGTGTATTATGAAATGACTTATTCACATCTGAACATAAAAAACAGAGCCACTGTCACAACATCATACGGCTCTGTTTTTCGCTTCTTATTTTATTCTTTTCCACCTCCGCCTTTACCAGGCCTGTTAATGCCAATAGCAGATCCTTCTCTGCGCTCATCGGCGACGCCATAATATTCGCCTGTTTCATAGTCTATTAAAATCGTTTGTACGTTTCCTACAAGATTCGAAGTTGACTGCAGCCGGTGCCCCATATCGGTCATTTGCCCTCGCACATCTGCAGGTACTCCATCTTCCCACCACGTTTCGGTTGTGTGAGTATTATAAATACGCGGCTCCTGAACCGCTTCCTCAAGATCCATACCGTACTCAGCGATATTAAGGAACACTTGGAGCACAGCTGTTATAATTCTTGGTCCACCAGGTGAACCGAGCGTCAATACTGGCTTCCCATCCTCAAGTACCATCGTAGGAGTCATGCTACTTAGAGGACGTTTGTTAGGCTGAACTTCATTTGCCCCGCCTGGTCTCGCATCAAAATCGGTTAATTCATTGTTAAGCATGATTCCGTGTCCGGGAACCATAATACCTGAACCAAATACTTGCTCTATCGTACTTGTGTAAGATACAACATTCCCCCACCGGTCAGCAACAGTAAAGTGAGTCGTTTCCCCTGGTTGACTGTCTACATCATGTTCAGAAGCTTCCACTTCGTAGTCTGCAGACCCCGTTTCATAGCTCCACGGATCTCCTGGTTGTATATCAGCCATGACAGAATCGAGTGAGATCAGTGAACTTCTTTCTTCAATATATTCTGGGTGAAGGAGCCCATTTACCGGTACATCAATGAATTCAGGGTCGCCTGCGTAGGCTGCTCTATCTGCATAGGCTAACCTCATCGCTTCAGACAGTAAATGGTATTTTTCAACAGAACGCACATCATATTGTCCCAAATCAAAGTCTTCTAAGATTTTTAGCATTTGGATGAGGAATGTACCACCTGAGCTTGGTGGTGGCATACTCGCAATTGAATAATCTTTATAGTTTCCATACACTGCATCATCAATTGTCAGATCATAATTAGCAAGATCCTCTGCAGTCATGGTCCCGCCGAATTCTTGTACAGTATCAGCAATCGCCTCGGCAATTTCACCTTGGTAAAAAGCATCGTTTCCATGGGTGCGAACCTTTTTTAGAGTATCTGCTAAATCCGACTGCACGAGTAAGTCTCCTTCATGAATAGGCTCACCATTTGGTAAAAATACATCTGCAGCCGCTGTTAAGGAGAGCTTTTCTTCATTACTTCTAATAGCCTGAGCAAGCTGTCCATCGACCTCAAAGCCCTTTTCGGCAAGCTGAACAGCAGGTGTAATCAACTGCTGCCGTGGCCTTGAACCCCACCGGTCAAGTGCTTCCTCAAGACTTTTCAGTGTACCTGGAACACCGACAGAAGTGCCGTGTCTTACCCTCTGTTGAAATGGAATAACATTCCCCTCTTCATCGAGGAACATATCCGGTGTTGCTCCTGCTGGTGCTCTTTCTCGACTGTTTACAATCGTAACATCCTCTGAATCAGCATCATAAACCATCATAAAACCGCCGCCACCAATCCCTGACATCATCGGTTCCACAACGTTTAGTGCGTATTGAATAGCAACCGCGGCATCAACCGCATTTCCACCTTTATTAAGTATATCTGCTCCAACCTCGGATGCAATAGGATGAGAGGTTGAAACCATCCCATCTGTGCCTGTAGCTACAGAATCAACATCCCCGTCATATTTTTTTGCACTTGTATAAAACGGGCTTATCGCAACCAACAAAGAAAAAATAGTCAATACGGAAACCATCCTGATCAAATTTCTGTGTTTCATAGATTCGCCTCCTAAAAAATAATATAACTATCTATTCATTCAAAAATCCCTTCTATCCCTCTATAAAAAACAAAATTCACCTACTATTCATAACATTAACACTTTTAATAGGGGTTGAATAGTAAAAGAGGTGCCTGACCCCCACCGCTGCGCAGCATTAACGCAGTGGGGGTCAGGCACCTTTTACATTTGTACGTTTTGTTTCGTTTCTGTTACATCGTCCTTGTACTTCCCTCTCGTCATTTGAACAAAGAAATAGAATCCAATGAGGAACCAACCACCAAAAATGACCCATTCCGGGCCTGACAATGCAGCCGGCATTCCTGGTAAATAAATAACTATAAATCCGATGCTTAAGATCAGCGCAATCCAGCCAACGATTGACGTTTTACCAGCGACATAAGGTCTTTCCATTTGCGGATTTCTTTTTCGCAGGAGTATAAACGCAATGGCAACAAATAGGTAGGCAATCACAATTGCCGGGCCACCACTTTCAACAAACCATACTAACGCAGGCCGACCAAGTAGCGGGCTAAGGACCGCTATTGCACCAATAAATAGGATCGTATTGGAAGGCGTGTTATACTTCGGATGAAGTCGTCCAAACCAGCGAGGAAGCATTCCTGACTGTGCCATCGCATACATCACGCGACTCCCACCGATGATAAATGCGTTCCAGCTCGTCATGATTCCTGCCACTCCACCGATGACTAGTAAATTTCCGAAAAACGAGGAGCTGAATATAACCGTCATCGCATCAGCGGTTGCTAATTGCGTCGTAGAAAGTGCAGTTGTATTCAACGCTAACGAAACACCAATTGCAATCATAATATAAAACACAATTGCACAAACAACGGACAAAATTAGTAATTTTCCGATATCTCTACGTGGAATATTTGCTTCTTCTGCTGTTTGTGGAATGACATCAAACCCTATGAATAGGAAGGGGACCATGATCAAAACAGCCATGATGCCACTAGCGCCACCTATGAAAAGTGGTTGGAAATTCGCACTATCACCGCCAATAGCCGAACCGAAAATTAACATTAATCCAATTAACACTATACTAACAGTTAAAATAACTTGAACCTTTGCTGCTGGTTTTAATCCAAAATAGTTAATGGCGGTAACAAATAATGAGCCACCTACACCTACTAAAACCCAAGATGCATAGACATCCCATCCACCAATCGACCACATATACCCAACTTGATAATTTGGGAAAATATACTCAATAACAGTAGGAAGAGCCACCGCTTCAAAAGCAACCACCGATACATAGCCTAACGTAATTGACCATGAGGCAATGAAGGCTGCCTTATCTCCCATGGCACGATGTACATAAGCGTGTTCTCCACCCACTTTCGGCATTGCAGAAGCTAACTCAGCATATGTAAGGCCCACAAATGTAACCAAAAGACCACCTATCATAAAAGCAATGACTGTTCCAAGAGAGCCGGCAGATGTAAGCCAGCTTTCCGATAACACAACCCACCCCCACCCAAGCATGGCGCCGATGGAAAGAACAAATACATCTAAACGAGATAAAACTTTCGTTAATTCTTGTTTTTGTTTAGGCATTACCATTCCCCCTATTTAACACGCTACTTTCTCTCTATACTGTTAAAAACTATTGATCATAATGACCAATCGATAAGTATTTCGTTTCTAAGTACGGCTCAATGCCTTCTGAACCACCTTCGCGACCAAGGCCACTTTCTTTCATTCCACCGAACGGAACATGTGCTCCAGATGGTGCGCCATCATTCCAGCCAATGATTCCAAAGTCTAAATGATCATGGAGGTACGTTCCTACCTTATAATCATTGGTAAAGAAGTAAGCAGCAAGGCCATATGGGGTACTGTTTGCAATGTCGACAGCCTCATCTAATTCTTTAAAAGTTGTAATAGGAACAATAGGACCAAACGTTTCCTCTTGCATGATGTTCATCGTCGTGTCCACATTCTTTAACACTGTAGGGTGAACAAAAAAGTAACCCTGTTCTTTATCAGCATTGTACTTATTTCCTAACAAAACCTCGGCACCTTTCTCGATGGCATCCTTTACTTGTGAAACGATTTTAAGAAAACCTTTTTCGTGAATAATTGGACCAATATCCGTTTCTTCATCCATACCATTACCGACCTTTAACCTGTTGACTGCTTCCGTTAATTTTTCAGAAAAAACACCGACAATACTTTCATGAACAATTACACGGTTCGCACATACACACGTTTGACCAGCATTTCTAAATTTAGAAAGAATCGTTTGCGTCACCGCAAAGTCAAGATCCGCATCTTCCGCGACAATCAAGGGCGCATGGCCACCTAACTCCATCGTAACGTGTTTAACCGTATCTGCACTATTTCGAATTAAGGATTTCCCTACTGGTGTAGAGCCTGTAAACGTAATTTTCCGCACATACTCGCTATCCGTGAATAAGGCGCCAACTTCAGGTCCTTTTCCATTTACACATTGGATCGCGTCTTTTGGTATACCCACCTCATGCGCAAGCTCGATTAACTTCATTGTCGTCAGTGGCGTTTCTTCCGCAGGTTTAACGATGAATGCACATCCAGCTGCTAATGCTGGTGCTGCTTTTCTCGTCATCATCGCTGCCGGGAAGTTCCACGGAGTAATCGCTGCAACCAATCCTATAGGTTGCTTAGTGACAACAATCCGTTTCGTTTCCGTAGAAGCCGGAATCGTACGTCCATAAATTCGGATTGCTTCTTCCGCGTACCAATCAATATAACTCGTTGCGTAAGTGACTTCGCCCAATGACTCTTTTAAGGGCTTACCGTTTTCAATAGTCATCACTTCCGCTATTTCTTCTTTGTTCTCTTGGATGATCTGTGACCAACCCTTTAACAGCTTAGAACGTGTATGAGCATTTAGTTTTGACCATTTTTTAAATGCACAATGCCCATTTTCTAAGGCTTGTTTAATTTCTTCTTTAGTGTTGTAATTCACTTTTTTTACAAGTTCTCCTGTAGCAGGATTCATTACTTTAAACTGAGTTGACACGCATACCACGTCCTTTGTAATTATTCAAAAGCATTTTCCAGAATAGAGAGTCCTTTCGATAATTCCTCATCTGTTATGATTAACGGTGCTAAGAAGCGAATGACATTTCCCTTTAAACCAGAAGCGAGTAATAATAAACCGTTTTCATTTGCATATTTAATAATTTTAGCCGTTTTCTCTTTGTTAGGTGCTTTCTCAGTTCTATTCGTGACGATTTCAACGGCAACCATGGCACCTAAACGACGAATCTCCCCCAGGAAGGCATGCTTTTCAGATAGTTCTTGTAACTTCATCTCCATTTTTTGCCCAAGGATCTCTGATTTTTTTAATAAACCTTCTTCCTCGATAATGTCTAATACAGCTAACGCAGTAGCACATGCTACTGGATTACCAGAAAAAGTACCACCTAATTCACCTGGCTCTGCTGCATTTAAAATTTCCTTTTTACCGACAACTCCACTTAAAGGTAAGCCAGCAGCTAATGATTTGGAGACTGTCATCAAGTCAGGAACAACATCAAAGTGTTCTATAGCAAACAACTTTCCAGTACGACCAAATCCTGTTTGAATTTCATCTGCTACAAATACAATCCCATGCTTCTTACAGAATGAGGCTACAAACTGAACGAACTTTTTTGGAGGAATGATAAAACCACCTTCACCTTGAACAGGTTCCATCACCACACAAGCCACTGTTTCTGGAGCTACCGTGGCAATAAAGAAGTCCTTAAACTCTTCAATCTTTTGATTCACATAGTCCTCATCAGAAACATGATCATCTTTGTGATACATGTAAGGATATGGCGCTTGATAAATCTCAGGTGCAAATGGGCCAAATCCAAATTTGTATGGTTTGACCTTACTTGTCATCCCCATTGTCAAATTCGTCCTTCCATGAAACCCACGAGTAAACGTAACCACTGCCTGCCTTTTCGTATATCGACGAGAG encodes the following:
- the ggt gene encoding gamma-glutamyltransferase, which encodes MKHRNLIRMVSVLTIFSLLVAISPFYTSAKKYDGDVDSVATGTDGMVSTSHPIASEVGADILNKGGNAVDAAVAIQYALNVVEPMMSGIGGGGFMMVYDADSEDVTIVNSRERAPAGATPDMFLDEEGNVIPFQQRVRHGTSVGVPGTLKSLEEALDRWGSRPRQQLITPAVQLAEKGFEVDGQLAQAIRSNEEKLSLTAAADVFLPNGEPIHEGDLLVQSDLADTLKKVRTHGNDAFYQGEIAEAIADTVQEFGGTMTAEDLANYDLTIDDAVYGNYKDYSIASMPPPSSGGTFLIQMLKILEDFDLGQYDVRSVEKYHLLSEAMRLAYADRAAYAGDPEFIDVPVNGLLHPEYIEERSSLISLDSVMADIQPGDPWSYETGSADYEVEASEHDVDSQPGETTHFTVADRWGNVVSYTSTIEQVFGSGIMVPGHGIMLNNELTDFDARPGGANEVQPNKRPLSSMTPTMVLEDGKPVLTLGSPGGPRIITAVLQVFLNIAEYGMDLEEAVQEPRIYNTHTTETWWEDGVPADVRGQMTDMGHRLQSTSNLVGNVQTILIDYETGEYYGVADERREGSAIGINRPGKGGGGKE
- a CDS encoding APC family permease, whose protein sequence is MPKQKQELTKVLSRLDVFVLSIGAMLGWGWVVLSESWLTSAGSLGTVIAFMIGGLLVTFVGLTYAELASAMPKVGGEHAYVHRAMGDKAAFIASWSITLGYVSVVAFEAVALPTVIEYIFPNYQVGYMWSIGGWDVYASWVLVGVGGSLFVTAINYFGLKPAAKVQVILTVSIVLIGLMLIFGSAIGGDSANFQPLFIGGASGIMAVLIMVPFLFIGFDVIPQTAEEANIPRRDIGKLLILSVVCAIVFYIMIAIGVSLALNTTALSTTQLATADAMTVIFSSSFFGNLLVIGGVAGIMTSWNAFIIGGSRVMYAMAQSGMLPRWFGRLHPKYNTPSNTILFIGAIAVLSPLLGRPALVWFVESGGPAIVIAYLFVAIAFILLRKRNPQMERPYVAGKTSIVGWIALILSIGFIVIYLPGMPAALSGPEWVIFGGWFLIGFYFFVQMTRGKYKDDVTETKQNVQM
- a CDS encoding NAD-dependent succinate-semialdehyde dehydrogenase; translation: MSTQFKVMNPATGELVKKVNYNTKEEIKQALENGHCAFKKWSKLNAHTRSKLLKGWSQIIQENKEEIAEVMTIENGKPLKESLGEVTYATSYIDWYAEEAIRIYGRTIPASTETKRIVVTKQPIGLVAAITPWNFPAAMMTRKAAPALAAGCAFIVKPAEETPLTTMKLIELAHEVGIPKDAIQCVNGKGPEVGALFTDSEYVRKITFTGSTPVGKSLIRNSADTVKHVTMELGGHAPLIVAEDADLDFAVTQTILSKFRNAGQTCVCANRVIVHESIVGVFSEKLTEAVNRLKVGNGMDEETDIGPIIHEKGFLKIVSQVKDAIEKGAEVLLGNKYNADKEQGYFFVHPTVLKNVDTTMNIMQEETFGPIVPITTFKELDEAVDIANSTPYGLAAYFFTNDYKVGTYLHDHLDFGIIGWNDGAPSGAHVPFGGMKESGLGREGGSEGIEPYLETKYLSIGHYDQ
- the gabT gene encoding 4-aminobutyrate--2-oxoglutarate transaminase; protein product: MGKTEDLQYKRAKYVPKGVSNGNLNIAQYASGATITDMNNNEWIDFAGAIGTLNVGHSHPKITEAATKQVEKFLHPGFNVMMYEGYINLAEKLSEVTPGTFDKQTILLNSGAEAVENAVKASRRYTKRQAVVTFTRGFHGRTNLTMGMTSKVKPYKFGFGPFAPEIYQAPYPYMYHKDDHVSDEDYVNQKIEEFKDFFIATVAPETVACVVMEPVQGEGGFIIPPKKFVQFVASFCKKHGIVFVADEIQTGFGRTGKLFAIEHFDVVPDLMTVSKSLAAGLPLSGVVGKKEILNAAEPGELGGTFSGNPVACATALAVLDIIEEEGLLKKSEILGQKMEMKLQELSEKHAFLGEIRRLGAMVAVEIVTNRTEKAPNKEKTAKIIKYANENGLLLLASGLKGNVIRFLAPLIITDEELSKGLSILENAFE